TGCTGCTGGGTCAGCAGGAGAGCACGGAGGATTTGCTCAAGGCCTTCTACCGCCATCCCTCGCGGCTGGTCTTCGCTTCCTTCGTCTCCCTGGTGCTCATGGGCACGGTCTTTCTCACCTTCCCGTCGGCGGCGGCTCCGGGAACCTCCATTTCCGCCCTCGACGCCCTGTTCACCGCCACCAGCGCGGTCTGCGTCACCGGCCTCATCGTCCTCGACACCCCCAACGCGTTCTCCCCCCTCGGCCACGGCGTGATCCTGGGCCTGATCCAGGTGGGCGGTCTCGGGATCATGGTGCTCTCCACCTTTGCCACCCTGCTGTTGGGAGGCAGCCTGGGATTGCGCGGCGAGCGCGCCCTGAACGACGTTCTGGAGCTGCAGCCGGGCCATACCGCCTACGTCCTCACCCGCTTCATCGTCCTCTCCACTCTGGCGGTGGAGGCGGTGGGAGCGGTGATCCTCGGCGCCGGCTTTCTACTCCGCGGTGAGACCCTCGGCGACGCCCTGTGGCTGGGGCTCTTCCACTCCATCTCCGCCTTCTGCAACGCCGGCTTCGCCCTGCAGTCAGATTCGGTGGTGATCTTTCAGCAGAATCCCTGGATGCTCCTCACCCTGGCGCTGCTGATCACCGCTGGCGGCCTCGGCTTCGTGGTGCTGGCGGCCCTCTGGCAGCGGGTCTTCCACCGCCGGTGGGAGCGGGTACAAAGAATCCAGCGCTTTTCGGTGCAGGTGCGGGTGGTGCTGGCGGCATCGGCGGCGCTGGTGGCAGCGGGCTGGCTGGTCTATGCCCTCACCGAGTGGAGCCATTCCCTGGCCGGTCTGCCGACCTTCCACAAGCTCACCAACTCCTTCTTCCAGAGCGTCACCCTGCGCACCGCCGGCTTCAATTCCGTGGACTTCGCCCACCTGGCGCCGGCGACCCTGCTGCTGATGATGATCCTGATGTTCATCGGCGCTTCCCCCGGCGGCACCGGCGGCGGCATCAAGACCACCACCCTGGTGGTGCTGCTGGCAGCCATCTGGGCCAACGCCCGCAACCGCCCCGCCGTCCAGCTGGCGCAGCGGGAGATCTCCCGCGGCACGGTCTACCGCAGCCTGGCGGTGGTGCTGATGGCCTTGGCGGTCTCCCTGGTGGGTTTCTTCCTCCTGCTGCTGGCGGAGGACCAGGCCTTCGACGCGCTACTCTTCGAGGTGGTGAGCGCCGCCGGTACCGTCGGTCTGTCCCTGGGAGCCACCGCCGAGCTCGGTCCGGTGGGGAAATTCATTATCATCGCTATCATGTTCATCGGACGCATCGGACCCCTGACCCTCGTTCTCTCCCTGGCCACCGGAGAGACTTCCGCCGGCTCGCGCCTGCGCTACCCCGAAACCAGCATCATGGTGGGCTGATGGCCGGCTCCGGAGAACTGGTGATCATCGGCCTGGGCCGCTTCGGCCGCAGCGTCGCCACCAACCTGGCCCGCCGCGGCCAGTCGGTGCTGGCGGTGGACCGGGCCGCGGAGCGGGTGGAGCTCATCGCCGAGGAGGTGGATTCGGTGGCCATCGCCGACGCCACCGACGAAGCCGCCCTCGACGAGCTGCCCCTGGAGCGCATCTCCTGCGCGGTGGTGACCATGGGCTCCCGCGCCACCGAAGCGTCGATCCTGACCACGGCGTTGTTGCGCCAGATGGGGGTCCCGCGCATCGTGGTGCGCTCGTTCAACGATCTCCACGCCCGGGTGCTGCTGGCGGTGGGAGCCAGC
Above is a window of Acidobacteriota bacterium DNA encoding:
- a CDS encoding potassium transporter TrkG, giving the protein MSSRRQPGRRDLLLAAQLTGSTALTLLAQQTVDMTGGYFGSAEEITAVGAGLSLGLVALTVLVIFTFGRSRSRPSHNWRGYAVSAAYSLNIGLFVPAMAADPVPAGLVVLWNALLLGAHFLPAEAMSRPRRQLEDSELWRWLMRWYPALRHLTTLTLVLTVAVVGYQASAGWLPRAVCLILGYGSLALAAPFLRLLLQQRRRGALLPLAAVLASLASAASPALMLSLLALALAVLLGLLLGQQESTEDLLKAFYRHPSRLVFASFVSLVLMGTVFLTFPSAAAPGTSISALDALFTATSAVCVTGLIVLDTPNAFSPLGHGVILGLIQVGGLGIMVLSTFATLLLGGSLGLRGERALNDVLELQPGHTAYVLTRFIVLSTLAVEAVGAVILGAGFLLRGETLGDALWLGLFHSISAFCNAGFALQSDSVVIFQQNPWMLLTLALLITAGGLGFVVLAALWQRVFHRRWERVQRIQRFSVQVRVVLAASAALVAAGWLVYALTEWSHSLAGLPTFHKLTNSFFQSVTLRTAGFNSVDFAHLAPATLLLMMILMFIGASPGGTGGGIKTTTLVVLLAAIWANARNRPAVQLAQREISRGTVYRSLAVVLMALAVSLVGFFLLLLAEDQAFDALLFEVVSAAGTVGLSLGATAELGPVGKFIIIAIMFIGRIGPLTLVLSLATGETSAGSRLRYPETSIMVG
- a CDS encoding TrkA family potassium uptake protein — encoded protein: MAGSGELVIIGLGRFGRSVATNLARRGQSVLAVDRAAERVELIAEEVDSVAIADATDEAALDELPLERISCAVVTMGSRATEASILTTALLRQMGVPRIVVRSFNDLHARVLLAVGASEVINPEDEMGHRLALHLANPSLGSQIELGDASITELDAPETFAGQSLAELHLRKRHRVTVLALRRGEEVLANPEAGEKIESGDVLVLLGHGDDIQRVAALE